A region of the Carya illinoinensis cultivar Pawnee chromosome 16, C.illinoinensisPawnee_v1, whole genome shotgun sequence genome:
acaattaataaaataaatacatatatatgtaagtgtgtgatatgtatatgtgtatatatatagaagaattaaagatttataaaatgaatatatattgaaaaaaatcataaactttagttaagacacaaaaataaaggaaaaaaattaaagaatagacaaattattaaaagtaacaatatttCTAGTGCACGAAAAGAGGTATTTGAATTCtgaaagtacaattttattcattatttttcaacttatttacaagagagttttttttttttttttttgggaccggaattactattccggccggaataccggaattccggccagaattgaccggaacggccggaatttgaccggaacggccggaatttgacccagAACGGAATAGACACCTATCTGGTTCCGGTCACTattccggcacgaaaaattcaGGCCATTCCGGCCAGAACGGAACGGTTTTTAAAACCTTGATTTGGACAGCTTCGTAGTAACCATGGGATAGACTTTCAAGCATTCCACTAGCGCCATCTCaggataaatgatttttttttttttaatatcattctAGATGTTGTCATTTTCAAATACATTAATAGCTAACATATCATATTTTGAGTGGTTGTTAATTTAATTAAGTGGTTGATTAATGAaaccatttaaaatataattgatcTAGACTGCATGACTAAAAATGCCGTGCGCGCAACCAATGGAAATAGTAGATGATAATGGAGAAACAACTTAGGCACAACATTTCCTATACGCTTAATTATGATTTTTCCCCAGTAAGTACTACTCATgattccatgcatgcatgagttTTAATTCTCATGATAGTTCAAATATTTCTCTAGCTACCAAAGGGCAGCATATTAGCTAGAGTACTACATCATAATCAAACGAAATAAAAACATTAACATAGAAACAAAGAGCAATATTAATGGATCATATATACGAcatttctctcccatttcaCATGATCGATACAGACACAATCATCTTATTTACTTAGCTTATTGAATTTCAACGATCAACTAGGTTTAATTACTGGCTTAATTACTTCTACTGGCCAAAGTTGTTTAGAAAACTATCAGCTAGCTCTTGACCAATGCTAACAGCAGACTTTGTATCCAAATGCAAATGATCTGGTAATAGGGTTAAGCCCATGGCATCAACGCACACAACATTCTTCAGGTTTATATTCAGTTGAGCATCTCTTACATTTCTTAGGAAGTTTCCTTCTCCAGCAGAAATTACAACCtgcaaaaaatatgtatatatatgtttagaatttttataatgatttgcaaagatgcattatatatatatatatatatatacatatatatacatacatatatatatatatatatatatatatatcttgcatGTACTCTAACCAATTTGTGAAAGGAGAAATGAATTAGCCACAAAAAGCTtccgttagattgtaaagtcaattttattataaGCTAGATatatctaacgtatcatatatgGTATGAAACTATGTCAGTCtgtaagtttaaaaccataaataaaattaagaaactttacacaaacatattgaactaagaaagtaataaataaacaaaagaaaataccaaGATAATAGGGAGGTCAGGAGACTGGAGATCTTGTCGAACATCATTGAAGAACTTTTCCAGCCTTCCCTTATAGAGAATGGAGTCTTGCTCTCCACAATCACTCTCTCCTTGATACCAAAGCAGTGCACCAATATTTCCACTAGTACTTTCCCTTGCAGCTTTTGCCCTACCCACCAACTGATTGTATAGTATAGTACCCTTTTGCCAGTCTTCTATCTTTGTTCCTCCTACTGCGCAAGGGACCAGACCAATCACTCCATAGTTTGGACGTTTTGCCAATATTTGGTTGGAAAAGGGCATGCCTGGTCCCACCCCGCAGGTCTTTAAATTATCAATTTCCTTATGAAGAGGTTCACTAGCTATCCCCCAAGTCTGGTTTAAATATAGTGTGAGGATGTTGGGAGTGGAAGTGCATTGTGGAGGAACTTGTCCATCCCACTGGAGCAAGTTGGTTTTGGGGTCATTGTAAACGCCTCCACGTCCAGCCATGTTGCTTTGTCCTGCTAAAAGGAATATGTTGTTGGGTTTGAGCTCTTGGGGCTTAACATCACATTGAACAAATATGCAGAAGATGAAGTGAAGAAACATcctgttttcttgtcttttagATGTTGCAAGAGTGTGATAGTTGTGCAGTGATGGAAAAGAAGCAGGTTGcatcttatatttatatgaCTTGGAAATCCATTTTAGGTGGCGTACAGAGTGTATGATTTGTTTCTAGCCCTCAACTCTCTaaccaagaaaacaaattaCTAGTACTCAATATCAGGAGTTTTCGACCACCAAAAAGATAGCATGTTCGCTTgtcttgtgatttttttattttaatttaggaaaatggttgagacatattattttttactacatTTTTACTACCCATTGGGGCTATTCTCGTAAATatagtactccttttgtcacGCCACATACCATGGGAACCTTTTAACCCAAATCCATAATAATAAGAAAGCTTAAATACAATATTTCCTAAGAAAACcaagaacttaaaaaaattctttcaaaGTAAAATAAACTAAGCTCTACTGCACAGTCTCTAAGATCTCACCAATCAACCTATGCCACTTGACACCTATCTTACATTTATCTTATAATCCTGTCACATGCCATCTATTCCAACTGTTACAACTATCAAAGTcatctgataaaaaaaatagtgaagatAAACAGGTGAGTCCATCAACTCAGAGTGTGTAAACAGGAGCAAGAAGGTACATAATgtagattaaaaaagaatatcaaaatAACAAAGTGATATTTCGTAAACATGTATTTACAATAACAATATAAACAAATGACTTTTGATATAAACATACCTAAAACAATGTCATAACATAATTACAAAGATCATGTTTAAAGCGGTAactatcatgaagtacaagaaACGAGAAATTAGTTGATGCAagtaataatgaataaattagtagCAACTACCAAAAAGTGCACGAGACGAGAAGCACAATAAACGGGTAATCAGGTGGCAAGAATATGAAGGGCATTATTAcgacctttcttcttcttcttcttttaaatgGGAGTGAGGGGTTTCGAACTAGGTTTTTTATTTGCAGAATCGTGTCATATGTCATCAAGTCATCAAGCTTTTTTTGGCTAATTATGCCTCTCTCATCTTTGATTGGTGAGATTGGTGAGTGCTGTATGGCTATCAAGACATATATATGGCCGACATAATTTGGACAAgataaatgatttgtataatttGAAAGGCATATGCAGGacttgtatctagcattactcatagacttcatttttttttttaaatagagtgcACGGAACTTGCACACTCTAGTTAggattgtatctaacattactctaaaaattgattttgggtAAACAGTCTATGTAAGGACTCTTAGAAGAAAAGAATCGAAGAAAGTTATATTGATTATAACCTTGGGGAGTGGCTTCCAAACACATATGCAgccaaattttaatttaattttttggtatTATTACGATAATTTCCTTTTGGTTAAAATAAATTAGCACCTAACAACTGGTACAGAGCATTCGATGTTCATAGCTTTCTTAGGGAATTAATGACTTCCATGATATAAcaataatcaaattttacaaatactAAAAACTGGTTTGTTTTCTCAGTTATAGAGATGAGGCTAAAAATAAAGTTTAGGTACTATCTTTTCAGTGGTCGAAAATTCCTGATATTGAGTGCTAGTTTGTTTTCTTGGTTAGGGAGTTGAGGGCTAGAAACAAATCGTACACTCTGTATGCCACCTAAAATGGAGTTCCAAGTCATATAAATTTAAGATGTAGCTAGCTTCTCTTCCATCATTGCACAACTATTACCCCTGCAATatctaaaagaaaagaaaaaaggatgtTTCTTTTTGTCATCTTCTTTGTACTTGTTACTCATGTTGGATATTTTATGCCAACTGGAGAGCTCAAACCCAAAAACAGATTCGACTACAATAAATTCAGCCTTTTCCCAAGGGGGAAATTCatagaaaaaagtaaacttTTTGTGGGAAAATCCATTTTTGCACAAAATATTATCGTGGGAAGCTCGTGGTGAAAAACTTGCCGCGAAAAGTATTATAGCCCATGAAAGGTTTAATTTGTGGCCAATACCTACATTTTCCCATGACACATCTCGTAGTAAGAGGTGATGAAGCTTGTTGCAAAAGCATGTCCATTTTCGTTTTTGCTCATGGGAATAGGAGCAATTACCACAAGAGGTACTGGTGGATATCAGTATTATCCACTAGAACATTTGTGGGAAAAAGCTTCTcctaacacaaaaaaaaaaaaaaaaaaaaaaaaaaaaaaaaaaaaaagtcttcatagcaaatactaaaataattcagaaaaacaaaattgtaaaagcaaaacaaaatgaatctgagccaaaaatgatcataaaaaattgtctaatataaaataaaaagtcatatacaaacctccaagattcaaattgACAGCAATAAAAATTCCTAAAAAAAACAGTTAATTGTAGTAACATGTTTACAAGAAAAACCTTGCTGCCCATGTAATCCAATCCAACACAAATGTAGATATTTTATCCACTTGAGTTCAACACAATAAATAACACAACTATGGaatcataaatcaaattcaCATATCATTGGACTGGTCTGCTAAATAACTGGAGATCTTCCTTTAATCCACAAGACCCAGTTCAAGTCAGATGGAAGGACTCTCTTCTGGGACTAAAGGTATTCAAAATAGAGGCTAAATGAGGGAAGGAAAATAGAAGATTGAATTGAGTGTATTGAGTCAAGTTtagtaaaacaaaattataggtGAGGGGATGAGAACCATGTAGGCTTGATTTGTATGACCATGATATATTGTAcaataaatcattcaaaaagtGGAGCTTTAGACTTTTAGAAAAGATagcttcattttttaaatacacatgCTAAAATTTATCAACTTGAAAACTCATAAATGCACAACAGCCCGAAAATACCCCCACACACACTTCAAGCTAAAGCAACCACACCTTCCGGCAATTAAAACATCCCAACCAGCCATGCATACTAGCCTAAACAACCACATATAATAGCCCAATTCACATTATAACAACCACATATAACAGCTCAATTCACATTGACCTGGCATTAATTTGAAAGCagtttctaatttaattaagtTAAATGCACCAATTCACATTTAACAAAAAGAACATGACTGAAGCAGAACCCTTTTCACGAAAGCAAATTAAACATATGGTAGTTACCAATCATCAGATCTTGCTTCAAGGAAAAGATGGTCAATAGAATGAGCAGAATAATCATAGTGAACTGAACTCAAATCAACAATGCAGTGAAATAAAAGAAGAGTTCCCTGACTAGTGGCAATTTCCTCCACAATACCTTTGGGGCACTTCAACCTTCAAAAGCTTACACATAACAAGATAGAAAACTAAGGCAAATAAAGGGAAGCTACTCTTAGCAGTGCAGTGGAATATTCTTGGGTTGTTGGCATTGGGGTCCTCAGTTGTGTCTCACCATCTCATGGTGGAATATTCACAGCAAGGTAGGGACGGCATTGTCAGCTTGATGGAGGCGTTGGGGGTGAGTGTGGGTGGATCGATGGTGTTGTTGTCTTGATGGGCACTGTCGGCTTGACAGAGGAGCTATGGGTGACCATGGTGTAATGTCGTGGAGGTGGCAGCGGCAGAGCCCTAGTCTAGAGACAGAGATAGAGAAGAGAATAGAAGGGAGAGAGAGTCAATCTGAGAGGGATGAGTGGTGTCacgtggtggtggtggtggtggtgcgtCTGTGGTGgtggttgagagagagagagagagagagagagagagagagagagagagagagagttcgaTTTTTCGGGAGGGAGGGGGGAGATATGGCATTTGGAGGGAGGGGGAGATAGAAGAGAGAGGAAATATGGGTGGGAATTAGGGATCTAAGTGATCCGAGGGTGGAgatttaaaatctcaaaaaatgCTTATTTGCGACAACATGAATACGTGGTAAAATGTGAGTTTTCTTCACGAATTTTCGATCTTCGAACATGATTACGTGgtaaaatgttattttcattttccacgGATGTTGTTTGTGACATCAGGGTATTTCCCACAAAGTCTTGCTCGTGGACATGATCTCGTGGAAAAAGCCATATTTATTTCCCACGAACAGTTTTCATGTCATAAGCTAAGTATTTACCATGGATGTAgagcttggaaaaaaaaaaaaaaaactcatgtgAAAAGtccatatttcttgtagtgtctcTGTTAGCAGGACAAAGCAACATGGCTGGACGTGGAGGCATTTACAATGATACCAAAACCAACTTGCTCAAGTGGGATGGAAAGGTTCCTAGCTCCACAATGCATTCCCACTCCCAACATCCTCAGACTATCTTTAAACAAGACTTGGGAGATAGCTCGTGAACCTCTCCATAAGGAAATTGACAATTTGAAGACCTACGGGGTGGGACTAGGCATTCCCTTTTCCAACCAAATATTGGTAAAATGTCCAAACTTTGGAGTGATTGGCCAAGTCCCTTACACAATAGAAGGAACAAAGATAGAAAAGTGGCAAAAGGGTACTATA
Encoded here:
- the LOC122298875 gene encoding probable carbohydrate esterase At4g34215 — encoded protein: MQPASFPSLHNYHTLATSKRQENRMFLHFIFCIFVQCDVKPQELKPNNIFLLAGQSNMAGRGGVYNDPKTNLLQWDGQVPPQCTSTPNILTLYLNQTWGIASEPLHKEIDNLKTCGVGPGMPFSNQILAKRPNYGVIGLVPCAVGGTKIEDWQKGTILYNQLVGRAKAARESTSGNIGALLWYQGESDCGEQDSILYKGRLEKFFNDVRQDLQSPDLPIILVVISAGEGNFLRNVRDAQLNINLKNVVCVDAMGLTLLPDHLHLDTKSAVSIGQELADSFLNNFGQ